A stretch of the Panicum virgatum strain AP13 chromosome 9N, P.virgatum_v5, whole genome shotgun sequence genome encodes the following:
- the LOC120689061 gene encoding uncharacterized protein LOC120689061 — protein MESRFKVVMAIIEKKMGGRLDSPLHLTAYLLNPHYSYTNPSIFDEPKMSEAFIACVEQFYYHDEDKQDQAANIELKKIQNREGPFSKKFARTFQNFDYNPGRASWWRLYRTETPVLQKMATRILSLTSSSSSCERNWSGFEGIHTKKRNMLTTTRLNKLVYIQFNNMLLNKIEKIVSKKITDVLLSSKTKEAQDFLQEGGDDCALVVFRDEEDEDEMEGTGIPWSVIGEAVGAEE, from the exons ATGGAGTCTCGGTTCAAGGTTGTAATGGCTATTATTGAGAAGAAAATGGGTGGAAGACTTGATTCTCCATTGCATTTGACAGCTTATTTGCTGAATCCACACTATAGCTATACTAACCCATCAATCTTTGATGAGCCCAAAATGAGTGAAGCCTTCATAGCTTGTGTTGAACAATTTTATTATCATGATGAGGACAAGCAAGATCAGGCTGCCAACATTGAATTGAAAAAAATTCAGAATAGAGAAGGGCCATTTAGCAAGAAGTTTGCAAGAACTTTTCAAAACTTTGACTACAACCCAGGTAGAG CATCATGGTGGCGGTTGTATAGAACTGAAACACCAGTGTTACAGAAGATGGCTACAAGGATCTTGTCTTTGACATCAAGCTCTTCTAGTTGtgaaagaaattggagtgggTTTGAAGGG ATACACACTAAGAAGAGAAATATGCTTACTACAACCCGCCTCAACAAGTTAGTCTATATTCAATTTAACAACATGCTGCTTAATAAGATAGAGAAGATAGTGTCAAAGAAAATCACTGATGTTCTTTTGTCTAGTAAGACAAAAGAAGCTCAAGATTTTCTCCAAGAGGGTGGAGATGATTGTGCATTAGTTGTCTTCAGagatgaggaagatgaggaTGAGATGGAAGGTACAGGGATACCTTGGTCTGTTATTGGAGAGGCAGTGGGAGCAGAAGAATAG
- the LOC120692074 gene encoding uncharacterized protein LOC120692074 — protein MYRMSIEAAAAAAPENETEEVNLLKRNSDDVGWQFGVLVDPGNKDKVKCKFCGKVSQGGVYRLKQHLAHEGKNVAKCKATTLQALEAREKCKKALEDAKRKREEKTVHELELRQEVNVSRIGESEEVTCVGSSEPHKLGPIDKWTRAIDPKATKTDSLKQQQLNKKLWKERTHEVHKYIARWTYNHAISFNACDNDDFKKMCEAIGKFGPGLVPPTANSLREGLMEEEYARTQSLLQEREAEKLKNECSIMTDAWSDRKRRSIMNLCTNCADETTFISSIEMSAVSHTSEVIFELVDKAIKYIGADNVVQVVTDNASNNMGAKKLLPEKRPQIFWTSCAAHTINLMLQGIDNLPRFKKVVDQVKAFTIFVYGHTRTLECLRHFTEGKEVVRPGVTRFASNFLTLSSMQEKKDQLRKMVVHSK, from the exons ATGTATAGGATGTCGATagaagctgcagctgcagctgcacctGAAAATGAAACAGAGGAAGTGAATCTCCTGAAAAGAAATTCAGATGATGTTGGATGGCAATTTGGAGTTCTTGTTGATCCTGGAAACAAGGACAAGGTGAAGTGTAAATTCTGTGGCAAGGTGAGTCAAGGAGGGGTTTATCGACTGAAGCAGCATTTGGCCCATGAAGGAAAGAATGTGGCGAAGTGCAAGGCTACAACACTGCAGGCTTTGGAGGCTAGAGAAAAGTGCAAGAAAGCACTAGAAGATGCAAaaaggaagagggaggagaagaCAGTCCATGAGCTAGAACTTAGACAGGAAGTGAATGTGTCAAGGATTGGAGAGTCAGAGGAAGTCACTTGTGTTGGTAGTTCAGAGCCTCACAAATTAGGACCTATTGACAAATGGACACGTGCTATTGATCCTAAAGCTACCAAGACAGATTCTTTGAAGCAACAACAACTCAACAAGAAactttggaaagaaagaacacaTGAGGTGCATAAGTATATTGCAAGATGGACCTATAATCATG CAATATCTTTCAATGCATGTGACAATGATGACTTCAAGAAAATGTGTGAAGCAATTGGAAAGTTTGGTCCCGGACTTGTACCTCCAACTGCTAATTCACTGCGAGAGGGATTGATGGAAGAAGAATATGCAAGAACCCAGAGTTTGTTgcaggaacgtgaagctgagaAGTTGAAAAATGAGTGCTCTATAATGACTGATGCTTGGTCAGATAGGAAGAGGAGAAGCATAATGAATTTGTGCACTAATTGTGCTGATGAAACCACCTTCATCAGCTCAATAGAGATGTCAGCTGTGTCACACACAAGTGAAGTCATTTTTGAACTAGTGGACAAAGCAATTAAATACATTGGTGCAGACAATGTGGTGCAAGTTGTGACTGACAATGCTTCTAACAACATGGGAGCCAAGAAGCTATTGCCTGAGAAGAGACCACAGATATTTTGGAcatcttgtgcagctcacacaaTCAACTTGATGCTCCAAGGAATTGACAACTTGCCTCGGTTCAAGAAAGTGGTTGACCAAGTAAAGGCATTTACCATATTTGTCTATGGCCACACAAGAACATTAGAGTGCTTGAGACACTTCACAGAGGGGAAAGAGGTAGTGAGGCCTGGAGTGACTAGGTTTGCTTCAAACTTTCTCACTTTGAGCAGTATGCaagagaagaaggaccagctaAGAAAGATGGTGGTGCATAGTAAGTGA